The genome window CCTCTTTAGAAATCTCAAGAAGGCCTACTTCGTTTTTACCGCACCTGATTTTGGTAGTGTTGGATCAAAACACAATCATTGGAACACTTTTACGTTGTTAGGCTCgataaaaaattcaaattggaaAGGTTTCTATGTTAACTCAATAAATATTGTTGAATCGTTGAATATTTTGTTGACACAGTCTTCAGtcgaaatatatttaatattttggagAGGTACGCTTTTTTGACTTATTTAATGTTAAATAGCTtatcaaaatatataacatagaGTTAACCATGTTTAATCAATATAACTATTTCAGCATTCAAAGGGTTAAGCCCTATAAAACTTTATTGTTGCAGAGTTTTTCTCTTAAAGCCCTCGAAAACGCCAAAAACCATGAAGGGGATGTAGCTCAGATGGTAGAGCGCTCGCTTAGCATGTGAGAGGTACGGGGATCGATGCCCCGCATCTCCAGTTCGTTCTTTTTTCTTTCATCAGATgcccattttatttttatttaattagagTTGGAAAATTGTAGATTGTACGGCAACTTACCCTCATCACTGGATCGCTGATTTATTGACTTTTAAACACTGGAGCTGGCTCTTATTATTTTTCGTAGCACGGCAGCTGACTCATCAAAATTTGTTTTGTCTCCGGCGCTTTCGGCatgcttttaatttaatttgaaaagttTTGCATGCCCATTTGGTACATTTAACCCCTTGCCTTGgggccacaaaaaaaaaaatagaggaAAAAATGGAAAGGAATATCATAAATAATGATGATAACTGTCTAAAGTTTTCGTAGCATGCTATGGTACAAATAGCCACACCCGGCGCCCACACCAAATGCAATTAACTGGACAGAGGGCTGAAGCCGAGAAGAAAAATATGACAATTAGGCGCAAAACTAATTGATGTTGGCAGGGGCCAATTTAAGGGATTAgaaagaaaaataaagaatACAATTTAAATTGGATATTTTAAGGAGTCAGAGACTTCCTTCCTGATGTAAGATGAAGTAAAAGAAGGATTTTCCTTTGGCAAATTTATGCATTACGTTATATTGATTTTAAAGTGTCTCAAATTCAAATCCAGATATTTTCGGaaacttttttttatcttAAAGAACATTTCTTTTTTCATCCCACAACCTATTTCCTTCCAAGAGACTTTTTATTGTTTGGCTGGCTCAAGTTTTTGGCTCGTTATAAATCACACGACTGAATCCATTGAAGATTTATGAGCTGCTAAATATGCTGGCGAAACAACAGGCGACTGTGGTGGTGTCCTGGACATTTTAGCCAAAAAACTTTATCCACATATCAAACTTTAAAACGCAATTATCATATATGTATGGCAAATGGATGTATCCTGGCGCACAGCCTGTATTCCTCTTCGGTGTTGTTTTTTACTTGCGCAGATAAACAAAACAAGGTcctaaataaacaaaatgagaaaaagaataAGCACGAAATGAGTAAAAAGTTGCACGAGACAAAAATACAATTtcgttttaattgaaaaatagCATCAACAGCATAAGCAAGTCCGTAAATTGAAAACAAAGGTGCAAATATTGGAATTCCATACGGATATGTTAGGGAATAGAAAGTTCGAATacgtaatttgtatttttatgcTACCACACTTTTTAAATGTCACCTTTGACCTTAAGCCTATTGGAAAATAATGTAATTAATGGCAAATTCTTTTATAAAACCTTAACCCATCTTCGCACCTTGGGACCCTTAACCCAACCGCACTCAAAATGCCATTAACAAAAGCACAAGCAATTTTTACACTTTGCGTGCCAATAAGAGCAGCCGAACAAACAACAAACTAGCTCACAAAAACAAGAGCAAGCCAAATAACAACAACACCCACTAAAATAGCATCAAActgaattttctttttatttattttctcaACAACTTTTAACCTTTTTTCCAACTCATTTTCAAGCGTTTCCACTTAgttggttgttgtttttgtcgtTCTTGCTGGCCCAGGCCATTAGAAAAGGACAGATGGGTTCTGAGAGTTGGGTCCTTGGCAATCTTGATGGGGTTACcattgtttttgttggcttAAGTCAACAAGGTCGAGGGTTAATGAAAGTTGGCTTGAAAGCTTCGAGGTAGGTATGTAGCTTCATGGCTCGCTGCTTAAGTTGTTGCAATACCTTTGGGAGGAGAATGGGATAGAGGCAAGCCACTATATATGCGTGcactttttaaattatttcctATAATTACTGTCAAATGTTTGTGCTTTTATTATATCAGATATATTTGCTAGCTTATCTTAAATTTTGTATGGGGAAAACCTTCGTCATCCGAGTTTCCGTGGTGTAGTGGTTATCACATCCGCCTAACACGCGGAAGGCCCCCGGTTCAATCCCGGGCGGAAACAGttggaatttattttttgttatacatttattaactaaaatgtttatttaaaatacaaatatctAATAGTATTTATAGCTGCATCATGGCCTTAAACTTATCACGCTGCTTTTGCTTCAAGGCCTCGTGCTTCTTACGATCCACATTTTTAAGCAGAAAATCTTGAAATTTCCTACGCATATCTAACGATAGACCTGTATTTCGAAGGTCCAACCTCTCAAGAACCTTGTTGCAGCTAATTATCTTCATCAAGTGCTTGCCAAAGTCCTCTCCCAAGGAATTATTAGACAGGTCTATTTCCAGCAGGCTCGTGTGTTGGCAAATCAGCATCATAAACAGTTTGGTAATCGTTTCTGTAATTCCACAAGTTCCCAGGTCCAACTCCTTGATGGGCATGACTTGAAGTGTGTTGAAGATGGCCGCAGCTCCGTCACTTTGAATGGGATTCAAGCGAAGCACCAGTTTCTCGAGGGGAACATGCCGCAGGGTGCGACTAAGAATGTAAGCCCCTTCTTCAGCTGGAAGATAATTACTTCATGAGGTAAGATATGAAACGCCAATTATTTATGTACTTACTGATTTTGTTATTGGTCAAATCGAGGACAGTGAGAGTGCCGAAGGACTCCTTGCCGCACGTCTCCAAGAAGCAGCGGATTCCCGCATCTCCCACTGCACAGTGCAGCAAGGACATCTCGGTCAGATGGTGACATCCTTTATCCAAACTGTGCGCCAGGAATCGTAACTGATATGGCATTAACTTCGTGTTGTGCAGGCTGAAACTCAAAAGAATTGCAGAAGGCACTTTTGTGGAGCAGCCGGTCCTCACCAGAACTTCCGCAACTCGTGGCACTGACTGAGTCCCTTGGTCAAGTGGAGAATATCCCTGACAGTCAGTTGGTTGCAGCCCATTTGGTAATTGCAACCCACCGTCTTGGTGCTGTAACTCAGTCGCAGTTGGCGTAAATCCGGCAGATTGCTCAGTAGGTAATCAAGCGGAATGTGATCTGTAGATGGGTGGGAAATTTCGAATATTTCATATCCTCGTAAATTTGATAAAT of Drosophila mauritiana strain mau12 chromosome 3R, ASM438214v1, whole genome shotgun sequence contains these proteins:
- the LOC117145877 gene encoding uncharacterized protein LOC117145877, whose protein sequence is MDFTYCEFTSTVSIDTFKAYFNLTDVKLPKVGDKSVDTIHIPSEDQEDQTNQAKSLRHLVLDAIVENWSELPLYRQLGRREDRNYLLSHLDTQLPLQLLSAHIREDFFWQRCYGHRWRSAPLQARGRERPWINIYMERHVQEFIENMPTGDYEQDGNVQVVLDICAAYINQLEISFLQPAPPTTDANDHIPLDYLLSNLPDLRQLRLSYSTKTVGCNYQMGCNQLTVRDILHLTKGLSQCHELRKFCLHNTKLMPYQLRFLAHSLDKGCHHLTEMSLLHCAVGDAGIRCFLETCGKESFGTLTVLDLTNNKITEEGAYILSRTLRHVPLEKLVLRLNPIQSDGAAAIFNTLQVMPIKELDLGTCGITETITKLFMMLICQHTSLLEIDLSNNSLGEDFGKHLMKIISCNKVLERLDLRNTGLSLDMRRKFQDFLLKNVDRKKHEALKQKQRDKFKAMMQL